One region of Micromonospora ureilytica genomic DNA includes:
- a CDS encoding nitrate- and nitrite sensing domain-containing protein — translation MTRNDVRLIRTRLAVLAAVLITLWSYAAYVSTQDAVDLLRVRALADTLGQPIDRLILSLQTERRITAETIAGAGQTTPELAGAREGTDRAAAEIREFSKGRDLRLLSAGAVRDRAGELVRRLDGLGTTRSRMDTGRLDQAAAIDGYDEVIDVAFGVYGPEWGAYESGLAADTRAVIALARARELLAREDTLVSAALTGARLGVDERRRLTALVSIQRYARAEAAAGLLPDGQAEHQRLATGPEFAALLALEDRLLLQAGTTTALAGLTVQGWRAAADAALGALQTLVTSTARSSVERATPGAAVLIARTGAVVGLGLIVVLVLLLSWAGTVRRITDELTRPAVDPPAPAPDTPAPARDAPAPARDAPPPGGAAQRELFLGLTRRNQVLLRDQLSLLDGMQRRERSTEETGELFQLDHLTTRIRRNVEKLISMAGATPARRWRRPVPLLDVARGAVAEVPDYHRVLIAPHWPWSLAGPAVTDVIHLLAELVENALAFSGADTTVRVSGEQRPQGCAVLVIDDGPGLGAAALAEANHLLGNPPPDGPPAGLAGWYAAAVLAGRCGAHVSLRRSQRGGTAAIVLLPSRLVMVTDTDRAPASAPPDNPYPPPRTGTDLPDPSGEGALPTRVRHTGPTGQENGRTSLDTVELPVARKARRHQ, via the coding sequence ATGACCCGCAACGATGTGCGGCTGATCCGGACCAGGCTGGCCGTGCTGGCCGCCGTGCTGATCACGCTCTGGTCGTACGCGGCCTACGTGTCCACCCAGGATGCCGTCGACCTGCTGCGCGTCCGGGCGCTGGCGGACACGCTGGGCCAGCCCATCGACCGTCTGATCCTGAGCCTGCAGACGGAACGCCGGATCACCGCCGAGACGATTGCCGGGGCGGGCCAGACGACGCCCGAGCTGGCCGGGGCCCGCGAAGGCACCGACCGGGCCGCCGCCGAGATCCGCGAGTTCTCGAAGGGGCGCGACCTTCGGCTGCTCAGCGCCGGCGCGGTCCGGGACCGGGCCGGCGAGCTGGTCCGACGGCTCGACGGCCTCGGCACGACCCGGTCCCGGATGGACACCGGGCGGCTCGACCAGGCCGCGGCGATCGACGGGTACGACGAGGTCATCGACGTCGCCTTCGGGGTGTACGGCCCGGAGTGGGGCGCGTACGAGAGCGGGTTGGCCGCCGACACCCGCGCGGTGATCGCGCTGGCCCGCGCCCGGGAGTTGCTCGCTCGGGAGGACACACTGGTCAGCGCGGCCCTGACCGGCGCACGGCTCGGCGTCGACGAGCGGCGCCGGCTGACCGCGCTGGTCAGCATCCAGCGGTACGCGCGTGCCGAGGCAGCGGCCGGGCTCCTGCCCGACGGCCAGGCCGAGCACCAGCGACTGGCCACCGGGCCCGAGTTCGCGGCTCTGCTCGCACTGGAGGACCGGCTGCTGCTCCAGGCGGGCACCACCACCGCCCTGGCCGGTCTCACCGTCCAGGGCTGGCGGGCCGCGGCGGACGCCGCTCTCGGAGCGCTGCAGACACTTGTCACGAGCACCGCCCGCAGCAGCGTCGAGCGGGCCACACCCGGCGCCGCCGTGCTCATCGCGCGTACCGGGGCGGTGGTGGGGCTCGGCCTCATCGTCGTGCTGGTGCTCCTGCTGAGCTGGGCGGGCACCGTGCGACGCATCACCGACGAGCTGACCAGGCCGGCGGTCGATCCGCCGGCTCCTGCGCCGGACACTCCAGCGCCGGCGCGGGATGCTCCGGCCCCGGCGCGGGATGCTCCGCCTCCGGGGGGTGCCGCCCAACGGGAGCTGTTCCTGGGGCTGACCCGACGCAACCAGGTCCTGCTACGCGACCAACTCAGCCTGCTGGACGGGATGCAACGTCGGGAACGGTCCACCGAGGAGACCGGCGAGCTGTTCCAGCTCGACCACCTCACCACCCGGATCCGACGCAACGTGGAGAAACTGATCTCCATGGCCGGCGCGACACCCGCCCGCCGCTGGCGGCGCCCGGTGCCACTGCTCGACGTGGCACGCGGCGCGGTCGCCGAGGTGCCGGACTACCACCGTGTCCTGATCGCGCCGCACTGGCCGTGGTCGCTGGCGGGGCCGGCCGTCACGGACGTCATCCACCTGCTGGCGGAACTCGTCGAGAACGCCCTGGCCTTCTCCGGGGCGGACACCACCGTCCGGGTCAGCGGCGAACAGCGACCGCAGGGGTGCGCCGTCCTCGTCATCGACGACGGCCCCGGCCTGGGCGCCGCCGCGCTGGCCGAGGCGAACCACCTGCTCGGCAACCCGCCACCGGACGGCCCGCCCGCCGGCCTCGCCGGGTGGTACGCCGCCGCCGTACTGGCCGGCCGCTGCGGCGCCCACGTCTCGCTACGCCGCAGCCAGCGCGGTGGAACGGCCGCGATCGTGCTCCTTCCGTCCCGGCTGGTCATGGTCACCGACACCGACCGCGCACCTGCCAGCGCACCACCCGACAACCCGTACCCACCGCCCCGCACCGGCACCGACCTGCCCGACCCGAGCGGCGAGGGCGCGCTGCCGACGCGGGTCCGCCACACCGGGCCGACCGGCCAGGAAAACGGCAGGACCAGCCTCGACACGGTCGAATTGCCAGTCGCGAGAAAAGCAAGGAGACATCAATGA
- a CDS encoding Hsp70 family protein: MPYVLGIDIGSSNTTAAVARRRGATWTRPEAVPLSAGSPLMPSVLCLAEDGSLRVGEPATDDGSRTTRDFVHRIGDDVPVLLGGEPCAPQTLTAELAAWVVERVHALQGEAAEAIVLSHPAGWRPYRREVLHRALSNLGLRHVTLLPRTVTVAESHAARGFAGNIAVVYALGGNSFEAALVRRTPRGTYETVGTPQGLESIGGADFDEALAEHARTMLARELAATGRRGAQAALRGLRAECDRVKRVLTVDLTADVVLTLPSGPARVPVTRAQFEAMIRPTVQATVDLLLRAVRGADLTPAQLDGVLLAGGSTRVPLVTELISAALPVPVEVEPDAQLTAATGAAMAACQVVSPRPRQPAPARVPAPVSGAGPSTLPAPRRPHHTVPGDPPPRPPVRILPLELPKPSRLALARSRGREG, translated from the coding sequence ATGCCGTACGTCCTGGGGATAGACATCGGAAGCAGCAACACGACCGCCGCCGTCGCACGGCGACGCGGCGCGACCTGGACACGCCCCGAGGCCGTCCCGCTGAGCGCCGGCTCACCTCTCATGCCCTCGGTGCTCTGCCTGGCCGAGGACGGTTCGCTCCGTGTCGGCGAGCCCGCGACCGACGACGGCAGCCGCACCACCCGCGACTTCGTCCACCGGATCGGCGACGACGTGCCGGTGCTGCTCGGCGGCGAGCCGTGCGCGCCGCAGACGCTGACCGCCGAACTGGCGGCGTGGGTGGTGGAGCGGGTCCACGCCCTGCAGGGCGAGGCGGCCGAGGCGATCGTGCTCAGTCACCCGGCGGGGTGGCGCCCCTACCGACGGGAGGTGCTGCACCGGGCACTGTCGAACCTCGGCCTACGGCACGTGACGTTGCTGCCCCGCACGGTCACCGTGGCCGAGAGCCACGCCGCTCGCGGGTTCGCGGGCAACATCGCGGTGGTCTACGCCCTGGGAGGCAACAGCTTCGAGGCCGCTCTGGTGCGCCGCACCCCGCGCGGCACGTACGAGACGGTCGGCACCCCCCAGGGCCTCGAGTCGATAGGTGGCGCCGACTTCGACGAGGCGCTGGCCGAGCATGCACGTACCATGCTGGCCCGGGAGTTGGCCGCGACCGGACGTCGCGGGGCCCAGGCCGCGCTGCGCGGACTGCGCGCGGAGTGTGACCGGGTCAAGCGGGTGCTGACCGTCGACCTCACTGCCGACGTGGTGCTGACCCTGCCGAGCGGCCCGGCACGGGTGCCGGTGACCCGGGCGCAGTTCGAGGCCATGATCCGCCCGACGGTGCAGGCCACCGTCGACCTCCTGCTCCGGGCCGTACGCGGTGCCGACCTGACTCCGGCGCAGCTCGACGGCGTCCTGCTGGCCGGCGGCTCCACCCGGGTCCCGCTCGTGACCGAGCTGATCAGCGCGGCCCTCCCGGTGCCCGTCGAGGTGGAACCGGACGCACAGTTGACCGCCGCCACCGGGGCGGCGATGGCCGCCTGCCAGGTGGTGTCACCACGCCCCCGCCAGCCGGCGCCGGCCCGTGTTCCGGCCCCGGTCAGCGGTGCCGGGCCGAGCACCCTCCCGGCACCGCGCCGCCCCCATCACACCGTTCCGGGCGATCCGCCACCGCGGCCGCCGGTCCGGATCCTCCCACTGGAACTGCCGAAGCCGTCCCGCCTGGCGCTGGCCCGCAGCCGCGGACGCGAAGGATGA
- a CDS encoding glycerophosphodiester phosphodiesterase family protein, whose amino-acid sequence MTVLPAPPSLRRAGSRFGALRTRAAASVAVLAVTGAAVAVAVATSSPATAEPGNVVVSENFSAGSLPAGWHAVDGAWKVENGRLYGTSASSSENNKITFGRHLNDFRLEATMRFESVSAATRWASLGIDVPASGATPWWIATMRSGTTAANGLEFAQRTTANAWVVTNTASAPSAAGTGRDVRVAVEVHGNQARWILDGREAMRTSSLQRSADGVQGLFVNGATVSYDDVTVTELAPNGYLRPEGSPFSVIAHRGASAAAPENTLVAQEIARKGGADWIENDVQPSKDGVPFILHDGTVDRTTDGTGNIRDLTAAQIKALDAGSWFGPQYVGERVPTLAEQLADLRTRGGNLLVEIKGKHTRDEVATIIQVIRDEQMMGRVFIQSFEVDALRYTYEIAPELPLGLLRSTLDADPVAIAKELHLTAYNPDGNALLAKPEVVAPLHAAGVAVMAWTMDSAGLWQRLERIGADAIITNRAAELVGWNSAFVQRASADPTVRITSPADGARLDRAQSPVIAIAATNADTVTVTLDGKKSAAGRKLDLTKLTAGRHTISTEATGPEGTATATSTFTVTVSQAGLGYLILTSGADPAAVTAMATKLAHAQYAELATYADRQAGKLVPAEIASVIAADARTLALK is encoded by the coding sequence ATGACTGTCCTACCCGCACCACCGTCGCTTCGTCGCGCCGGGTCGCGCTTCGGTGCCCTGCGTACCCGGGCCGCCGCCTCCGTCGCCGTCCTCGCCGTCACCGGCGCCGCCGTGGCGGTCGCCGTCGCGACCTCGTCGCCCGCCACCGCCGAGCCGGGCAATGTCGTGGTCTCGGAGAACTTCTCGGCCGGGTCGCTGCCCGCCGGTTGGCACGCTGTCGACGGCGCCTGGAAGGTCGAGAACGGCCGGCTGTACGGGACCTCCGCCAGCTCCAGCGAGAACAACAAGATCACTTTCGGTCGGCACCTGAACGACTTCCGCCTCGAGGCGACCATGCGCTTCGAGTCGGTCTCGGCCGCCACCCGCTGGGCCTCGCTCGGCATCGACGTCCCCGCCAGTGGCGCGACCCCCTGGTGGATCGCCACCATGCGCAGCGGCACCACCGCCGCCAACGGGCTCGAATTCGCCCAGCGGACCACTGCCAACGCCTGGGTCGTGACGAACACCGCCTCCGCACCGTCCGCCGCCGGCACCGGCCGGGACGTCCGCGTCGCCGTGGAGGTGCACGGCAACCAGGCCCGCTGGATCCTCGACGGGCGGGAGGCGATGCGGACGAGCAGCCTCCAGCGTTCCGCCGACGGCGTCCAGGGGCTGTTCGTCAACGGCGCGACCGTGTCGTACGACGACGTCACAGTCACCGAGCTGGCGCCGAACGGCTACCTCCGCCCCGAGGGCAGCCCGTTCAGCGTGATCGCCCATCGGGGCGCGTCGGCAGCCGCCCCGGAGAACACCCTCGTCGCCCAGGAGATCGCCCGTAAGGGCGGCGCCGACTGGATCGAGAACGACGTCCAGCCGAGCAAGGACGGCGTCCCGTTCATCCTGCACGACGGCACCGTCGACCGGACCACCGACGGCACCGGCAATATCCGGGACCTGACCGCCGCGCAGATCAAGGCGCTCGACGCCGGCTCCTGGTTCGGCCCGCAGTACGTCGGCGAGCGGGTGCCCACCCTCGCCGAGCAGCTCGCCGACCTACGTACCCGGGGTGGCAACCTACTCGTGGAGATCAAGGGCAAGCACACCCGCGACGAGGTCGCCACGATCATCCAGGTGATCCGGGACGAGCAGATGATGGGCCGGGTCTTCATTCAGAGCTTCGAGGTCGACGCCCTGAGGTACACCTACGAGATCGCCCCCGAGCTGCCGCTCGGCCTGCTTCGCAGCACCCTCGACGCCGATCCGGTGGCGATCGCGAAGGAGCTGCACCTGACCGCGTACAACCCGGACGGCAACGCGCTGCTTGCCAAGCCGGAGGTCGTCGCCCCGCTGCACGCCGCCGGGGTCGCCGTGATGGCCTGGACGATGGACTCCGCCGGCCTGTGGCAACGGTTGGAGCGGATCGGCGCCGACGCGATCATCACCAACCGCGCAGCCGAGCTGGTCGGCTGGAACTCGGCGTTCGTCCAGCGGGCCTCCGCCGACCCGACCGTGCGGATCACCTCGCCGGCCGACGGGGCTCGGCTGGACCGGGCGCAGTCCCCGGTGATCGCGATCGCCGCGACCAACGCGGACACCGTCACCGTCACGTTGGACGGTAAGAAGTCGGCCGCCGGGCGCAAGCTCGACCTGACGAAGCTGACCGCCGGTCGGCACACCATCTCCACCGAGGCGACCGGGCCCGAGGGCACCGCCACCGCGACCAGCACCTTCACCGTGACGGTGAGCCAGGCCGGCCTCGGCTACCTGATCCTCACCTCCGGCGCGGATCCGGCCGCCGTCACGGCGATGGCCACCAAGCTGGCCCACGCCCAGTACGCCGAGCTGGCCACCTATGCCGACCGGCAGGCCGGCAAGCTGGTGCCGGCCGAGATCGCCAGCGTCATCGCCGCCGACGCCCGCACCCTCGCCCTGAAGTAG
- a CDS encoding IniB N-terminal domain-containing protein produces the protein MDSQQTLHDFVLDLLTNPDARSAFDLDPEGALRGAGLTDITAADVQDVVPLVVDYAPGAGLAPLTSPVGQLGFDPLLTDTTDVVGQLQSVAQQISITSSPTGVDVKAGVLGAIAVDPSTAAAGVTVLPGIGLGVGPSGLDTDLAGVADVAHTLDADVVQPVDAIADPVIGDVTGTVGDPTGLLGVTDSNLIGGDLTGGVLSGTHGQLGGVVSSLGVDDTLSGLGLGHGDGVVGGVVPPLDVSSTVGGVTHQVDSLLPGVTDTVGDVTGGVTDGVLGGDSHASSDHGLLGITGGLL, from the coding sequence ATGGACTCGCAGCAGACCCTCCACGACTTCGTGCTCGACCTACTGACGAACCCGGACGCGCGGTCGGCCTTCGACCTCGACCCCGAGGGTGCGTTGCGGGGGGCGGGGCTCACCGACATCACCGCTGCGGACGTGCAGGACGTCGTGCCGCTGGTCGTCGACTACGCGCCGGGGGCGGGCCTCGCGCCGCTGACCTCGCCGGTCGGGCAGCTCGGGTTTGACCCGCTGCTCACCGACACCACCGACGTGGTGGGTCAGTTGCAGAGCGTGGCGCAGCAGATCAGCATCACCAGCTCGCCCACCGGCGTGGACGTCAAGGCCGGGGTGCTCGGCGCCATCGCCGTCGACCCGTCGACCGCCGCTGCCGGGGTCACCGTGCTGCCGGGCATCGGTCTGGGCGTCGGTCCGTCCGGCCTCGACACCGACCTGGCCGGTGTCGCCGACGTGGCGCACACCCTCGACGCCGACGTGGTGCAGCCGGTGGACGCGATCGCGGACCCGGTGATCGGGGACGTCACCGGCACCGTGGGCGACCCGACCGGCCTGCTCGGCGTCACCGACTCGAACCTGATCGGCGGCGATCTGACCGGCGGTGTCCTCTCCGGCACCCACGGTCAGCTCGGCGGGGTCGTCAGCTCCCTCGGTGTCGACGACACCCTCAGTGGGCTGGGCCTCGGGCACGGCGACGGCGTCGTCGGCGGCGTGGTCCCGCCGCTCGACGTGTCGTCGACGGTGGGCGGCGTGACGCACCAGGTGGACAGCCTCCTCCCCGGTGTCACCGACACGGTCGGTGACGTGACCGGTGGGGTCACCGATGGTGTGCTCGGCGGCGACTCGCACGCCTCGTCCGATCACGGGCTGCTGGGTATCACCGGCGGTCTGCTCTGA
- a CDS encoding GerMN domain-containing protein has product MRQRRLVPLALAVLLTGCGIPTDDAPRTVPPPGPLRSAAPADTTAPAGSAAETLCLVRDNRIVPVVRRVDHPPTIADQLRHLLVGPSGAERDNDLTSALPGAVNAAGATVTGTQALVAVDEPADDGGRSDEVLAFGQIVCTLTSREDVTTVAFLRDGKPLGVPRADGSLSSRPLTRGDYAPLISER; this is encoded by the coding sequence GTGAGGCAGCGTCGTCTCGTCCCGTTGGCGCTCGCCGTGCTGCTGACCGGTTGCGGCATCCCCACCGACGACGCCCCTCGAACGGTGCCGCCACCAGGGCCGCTGCGCAGCGCCGCTCCCGCCGACACCACCGCGCCGGCCGGCAGTGCCGCCGAGACACTCTGCCTGGTCCGGGACAACCGCATCGTCCCCGTGGTCCGGCGCGTCGACCACCCACCGACCATCGCGGACCAGTTGCGGCATCTGCTCGTCGGGCCCAGCGGGGCCGAACGGGACAACGATCTGACCAGCGCGCTGCCGGGGGCGGTCAACGCGGCCGGCGCGACAGTGACCGGGACGCAGGCCCTGGTCGCGGTGGACGAACCCGCCGACGATGGCGGCCGCAGCGACGAGGTCCTGGCCTTCGGGCAGATCGTCTGCACCCTCACCAGCCGCGAGGACGTCACCACGGTGGCCTTTCTGCGCGACGGCAAGCCTCTCGGCGTACCCCGAGCAGATGGTTCCCTGTCCAGCAGACCGCTCACCCGCGGCGACTACGCCCCCCTCATCAGCGAACGCTGA
- a CDS encoding LuxR C-terminal-related transcriptional regulator — MIMNDLDAPGLTVDKGLQALLDSVAQDPTGPLTVGVAGPAGHGKTALLAELERVHQRAGIAVRTAAPEPDEPVDPDTVVLVDDAHLLDDARIEALLRLVAGRRHRLVVAHRPWPRSAAFSELVDALRRDGQAVLLTPFTREQTAAYLAATPQLGRPADLVDFVHTQTAGVPRDVERLARGLAGPDSRTGATVDPPRSVILEFGPDLDVQPTEVRRLLLAVAAGGALPVSMLGTLLGRDPAGVDELIATTRAAGLLGADGRLAPIVRRVVATLSPTTERTAVWRRLTELQLARGGAVLPLVRSLLAVGALGDCPPATLAAAADEALADEPAFAAELFAAATAAGGPPNARQALAAALAGDLDDALRLADRLLATAAPPDRSEAAVVAATALAHRGHVGRSVELFRWSGTASAAAFAIVGGLATGDLAATTESPAGDPAGEPPTLHASAARLMANGVRESVTGPPTAALSALVQAAALLEPDGRAALLPDSPAALAALTAVHCGELEIAERVLHRALGAGVGGPLMARRHRLLQAWILMVRGEIHAAGERLATVTLDGRQLESRDQLFAAAIRMGIGRRNSDLGALKRGWGQALEAVVRHPVDLFTLLPLGELAIAGARLGDLARLEPYLQQGRALLDRLGNPPLWSVPLHWSGLHAAILTGEPTVADEHVAALLAAAGHSRYAAVVAAAGESWVEVLRGVVDPIRVEATARGLHDTGLCWDGARLAGQAAIRTADRRAMTTLLECARALQGRPSGGPGAQTPTTGANTARVAGPTQHGLSDREYEVAELVLAGLTYREIGDRLFISAKTVEHHVARMRNRLNCANRTELLALLRTLVADRASDTAGQPWPQRASR, encoded by the coding sequence ATGATCATGAATGACCTCGACGCCCCAGGGTTGACAGTGGACAAGGGGTTGCAGGCGCTGCTGGACTCGGTCGCGCAGGATCCGACCGGCCCACTGACCGTCGGCGTCGCCGGCCCGGCCGGTCACGGGAAGACCGCTCTGCTCGCCGAGCTGGAGCGCGTTCACCAGCGCGCCGGGATCGCCGTACGCACGGCCGCGCCGGAGCCGGATGAGCCGGTCGACCCCGACACTGTGGTGCTTGTCGACGACGCGCACCTGCTCGACGACGCGCGGATCGAGGCGCTGCTGCGTCTGGTCGCCGGCCGCCGACACCGGTTGGTGGTGGCCCACCGCCCGTGGCCTCGGTCGGCGGCGTTCAGCGAGCTGGTCGACGCCCTGCGCCGCGACGGGCAGGCAGTGCTGCTCACGCCGTTCACCCGGGAGCAGACCGCCGCCTACCTCGCCGCCACACCGCAGCTGGGCCGCCCCGCCGACCTCGTCGACTTCGTCCACACGCAGACCGCCGGCGTACCCCGGGATGTCGAACGGCTGGCCCGCGGCCTGGCCGGCCCGGATTCCCGGACCGGCGCGACCGTCGACCCACCCCGGTCCGTCATCCTCGAATTCGGGCCGGACCTGGACGTTCAGCCCACCGAGGTACGACGGCTGCTGCTCGCCGTCGCGGCCGGCGGGGCGCTGCCGGTCAGCATGCTCGGCACGTTGCTGGGTCGGGACCCGGCCGGGGTGGACGAACTGATCGCCACGACCAGGGCGGCCGGGCTGCTGGGCGCCGACGGCCGGCTCGCGCCGATCGTCCGGCGGGTCGTCGCGACGCTCAGTCCCACCACCGAGCGGACGGCGGTCTGGCGCCGGCTCACCGAGTTGCAGCTCGCCCGGGGTGGCGCGGTGCTGCCGCTGGTCCGGTCCCTGCTCGCGGTCGGCGCGCTCGGCGACTGCCCGCCCGCGACCCTGGCCGCCGCGGCGGACGAGGCGCTGGCCGACGAGCCGGCGTTCGCCGCCGAACTGTTCGCGGCGGCGACGGCCGCCGGAGGGCCGCCCAACGCGCGGCAGGCGCTCGCCGCCGCGCTCGCCGGTGACCTCGACGACGCGCTCCGGCTGGCGGACCGACTGCTGGCCACGGCCGCTCCCCCGGACCGCTCCGAGGCGGCAGTGGTCGCCGCCACCGCCCTGGCCCACCGTGGTCACGTCGGTCGCAGCGTCGAGCTGTTCCGGTGGTCGGGCACCGCCTCTGCGGCGGCGTTCGCCATCGTCGGCGGGCTGGCCACCGGCGACCTGGCGGCCACCACCGAGTCGCCGGCGGGTGACCCGGCGGGCGAGCCACCCACCCTGCACGCCAGCGCCGCCCGACTGATGGCCAACGGCGTACGCGAGAGCGTGACCGGCCCGCCGACCGCCGCGCTCTCCGCGCTCGTGCAGGCCGCCGCGTTGCTGGAGCCGGACGGGCGAGCGGCGCTGCTGCCGGACAGCCCGGCGGCCCTCGCCGCGTTGACGGCGGTGCACTGCGGTGAGTTGGAGATCGCCGAGCGGGTGCTGCACCGCGCCCTGGGCGCCGGTGTCGGCGGCCCGCTGATGGCTCGCCGCCACCGGCTGTTGCAGGCCTGGATCCTGATGGTCCGTGGCGAGATCCACGCCGCCGGCGAGCGCCTCGCCACTGTGACGCTCGACGGGCGGCAACTGGAGTCACGCGACCAGCTCTTCGCCGCCGCGATCCGGATGGGCATCGGCCGGCGCAACAGTGACCTCGGGGCGCTCAAGCGGGGTTGGGGGCAGGCGCTGGAGGCGGTGGTGCGACACCCCGTCGACCTGTTCACCCTGCTGCCGCTGGGTGAGCTGGCCATCGCGGGCGCGCGGCTGGGCGACCTGGCCCGGCTGGAGCCGTACCTGCAGCAGGGGCGTGCGCTGCTCGACCGCCTCGGCAACCCGCCACTGTGGAGTGTCCCGTTGCACTGGAGCGGGCTGCACGCCGCCATCCTGACCGGCGAGCCGACGGTCGCCGACGAACACGTCGCGGCGTTGCTCGCCGCAGCGGGCCACAGCCGGTACGCGGCAGTCGTCGCCGCCGCCGGGGAGAGCTGGGTGGAGGTCCTCCGGGGGGTCGTCGACCCGATCCGGGTGGAGGCCACCGCCCGCGGGCTGCACGACACCGGGCTGTGCTGGGACGGCGCCCGCCTCGCCGGGCAGGCCGCCATCCGCACCGCGGACCGGCGTGCCATGACCACCCTGCTGGAGTGCGCCCGAGCGTTGCAGGGGCGGCCCTCCGGCGGGCCCGGCGCGCAGACACCGACAACCGGCGCGAACACGGCACGGGTCGCCGGCCCCACCCAGCACGGGCTCAGCGACCGCGAGTACGAGGTTGCCGAGCTGGTGCTGGCCGGACTGACCTACCGGGAGATCGGCGACCGGCTCTTCATCTCGGCCAAGACCGTCGAACACCACGTGGCACGGATGCGCAACCGGCTGAACTGCGCCAACCGCACCGAGCTGCTGGCGCTGCTGCGCACCCTCGTCGCCGACCGCGCGAGCGACACGGCCGGGCAACCGTGGCCGCAGCGGGCGAGCCGATGA
- a CDS encoding cellulose binding domain-containing protein: protein MPATPPQPRRTVAIILLDRVVALVTATRRVLTGREDVSRATWVAVVAALGVLIATAVSVVGVLRTPEKLTPVTLDPPPSVEQVGESPSGTPRAQARPAVTSPAVPAPPPASASSVPTAVASSTRPTPTGATAEPTPAALGADFAITDNALLSYGATVTISNPGSVPAPRWTLVVTLPRESLGVSGVEGAQASRDGAVWTFVPDTNTGQVPGSASVRVTFRVNGSLTGSAPKACTIDGAACSGLSS, encoded by the coding sequence GTGCCGGCAACACCACCCCAGCCACGCCGTACCGTGGCGATCATCCTGCTGGATCGGGTCGTGGCCCTCGTCACGGCCACACGGCGGGTGCTCACCGGTCGGGAGGACGTCTCGCGGGCCACCTGGGTGGCCGTCGTCGCGGCGCTCGGGGTGCTGATCGCGACGGCCGTGTCGGTCGTCGGGGTGCTGCGTACGCCGGAGAAGTTGACGCCGGTGACCCTCGACCCGCCGCCGTCCGTGGAGCAGGTGGGCGAGTCGCCGTCCGGTACGCCCCGGGCGCAGGCGCGACCGGCGGTCACCAGCCCGGCGGTGCCCGCTCCCCCGCCCGCCTCGGCCTCCTCGGTCCCAACGGCCGTCGCGTCGTCGACCCGGCCCACGCCGACCGGTGCGACAGCCGAACCCACCCCGGCGGCCCTGGGCGCCGACTTCGCCATCACTGACAACGCCCTGCTCAGCTACGGCGCGACCGTGACGATCAGCAATCCCGGCTCGGTCCCGGCGCCGCGATGGACGCTCGTCGTCACCCTGCCCCGGGAGTCACTGGGGGTCAGCGGGGTCGAGGGAGCACAGGCCAGCCGGGACGGTGCGGTGTGGACGTTCGTGCCGGACACGAACACCGGCCAGGTTCCCGGCAGCGCCTCGGTCCGGGTGACGTTCCGGGTCAACGGCTCGTTGACCGGTTCCGCCCCCAAGGCGTGCACCATCGACGGAGCCGCCTGCTCCGGCCTGTCGAGCTGA
- a CDS encoding roadblock/LC7 domain-containing protein codes for MTSAVVTEDGLTDALNSLVDRVHGAEFAVVLSPDGLPLGGSRRVSEKLAEQISGVVAGLIALGLAATRTCDAGRLRQVVVQMSRAFLFIATIPNGTILTVRIAGDDVEVGDMAYEVALFVGQAERHLPISLGPASSVTIGDTGAHQRHR; via the coding sequence ATGACGTCTGCAGTGGTCACCGAGGACGGCCTGACCGACGCCCTGAACAGCCTGGTCGACCGGGTGCACGGCGCGGAGTTCGCCGTGGTGCTCTCGCCGGACGGGCTGCCGCTCGGCGGCTCGCGGCGGGTGAGCGAAAAGCTTGCCGAGCAGATCTCCGGCGTGGTCGCCGGCCTGATCGCGTTGGGGCTGGCCGCCACCCGGACCTGCGACGCGGGTCGTCTGCGCCAGGTCGTGGTGCAGATGTCGCGAGCGTTCCTGTTCATCGCCACCATCCCGAACGGGACCATCCTCACCGTGCGGATCGCCGGTGACGACGTCGAGGTCGGTGACATGGCGTACGAGGTGGCGCTCTTCGTGGGGCAGGCCGAGCGGCACCTGCCGATCAGCCTGGGGCCGGCCTCCTCGGTGACGATCGGGGACACTGGTGCACACCAGCGGCACCGCTGA
- a CDS encoding DUF742 domain-containing protein, whose translation MHTSGTADEAWYDDDAGPVARPYTMTGGRTAPARGQFDLISLVVARRGVTSPTPLFPEQARIVELCHHPVSVAEVGAELDLPLGTVRVLLGDLLAAGLIETHEPPMLSELPTEDLLQAILVGLRAL comes from the coding sequence GTGCACACCAGCGGCACCGCTGACGAGGCGTGGTACGACGACGACGCGGGCCCGGTCGCCCGGCCCTACACGATGACCGGGGGCCGCACCGCACCCGCACGCGGCCAGTTCGACCTGATCTCGCTGGTCGTCGCCCGGCGGGGGGTCACGTCCCCCACACCGCTCTTCCCCGAACAGGCGCGGATCGTCGAGCTGTGTCACCATCCAGTGTCGGTGGCTGAGGTTGGTGCCGAGTTGGACCTCCCGCTGGGGACCGTGCGGGTGCTGCTCGGCGACCTGCTCGCGGCCGGGCTGATCGAGACGCACGAACCGCCGATGCTGTCGGAGCTGCCGACCGAGGACCTGCTCCAGGCGATACTCGTCGGGCTTCGCGCTCTGTGA